In the genome of Desulfomonilia bacterium, one region contains:
- a CDS encoding helix-turn-helix transcriptional regulator encodes MSTILDKGELGSAIRAARLEKHLSQEELAELVGITPTHIKHIESEHRKPSLELLYRLVRTLNLSLDTLFFPKREDVAFSKTERLMRRCSDKQLRILHATIEAMLKEGD; translated from the coding sequence ATGAGTACCATATTGGATAAGGGTGAGCTGGGTTCAGCTATCCGCGCCGCGCGATTGGAGAAACACTTATCGCAGGAAGAACTGGCGGAGCTGGTCGGAATTACACCGACACACATCAAACACATCGAAAGCGAACACCGTAAGCCGTCCCTTGAACTTTTATACCGGCTGGTCCGGACATTGAACCTGTCACTGGATACGCTGTTCTTTCCCAAGCGGGAGGATGTAGCCTTTAGCAAGACCGAGCGGCTGATGCGCCGGTGCAGTGACAAACAGCTTAGAATCCTTCACGCAACCATTGAGGCAATGTTGAAGGAAGGCGACTAA
- a CDS encoding gamma-glutamylcyclotransferase family protein, producing MKQETLYIAYGSNLNLPQMSFRCPTARVVGTSEIKDYELLFRGSPRSAVATVEPLKGSSVPVLLWKLKERDLQALDHYEGYPSFYRKEILPVELKGKTTSAMIYIMNDGHPFGAPSDYYLNTIMEGYCSSGFNTEFLEQAVEKSIRLAQEQQEAEPEQGTLFDPNLKWW from the coding sequence ATGAAACAAGAAACGCTGTACATTGCTTACGGCAGTAATCTGAACCTGCCGCAGATGTCCTTCCGCTGCCCCACCGCCAGGGTGGTCGGCACCAGCGAAATCAAGGATTATGAGCTGCTGTTCCGCGGCAGCCCAAGAAGTGCCGTAGCGACGGTAGAGCCGCTGAAGGGCTCCAGTGTTCCTGTGCTTTTGTGGAAGCTAAAGGAACGTGACCTGCAGGCCCTCGACCATTATGAGGGATACCCCTCCTTTTACCGCAAGGAAATCCTTCCGGTGGAACTTAAAGGAAAAACAACCTCCGCCATGATCTATATCATGAACGATGGGCATCCCTTCGGAGCTCCGTCCGATTATTACCTGAATACCATCATGGAAGGCTATTGCTCATCCGGCTTTAACACAGAATTTCTGGAACAGGCTGTGGAGAAATCCATCCGGCTGGCGCAGGAGCAGCAGGAAGCAGAGCCGGAACAAGGTACCTTGTTTGATCCAAATCTGAAATGGTGGTAA
- a CDS encoding amidoligase family protein: MEMKEQRFGIEIEMTGITRQEAANVAALYFGTAANYDGYTYRTYSALDQQGRKWKFVYDSSITAQQKVGRSVVEADDEYKTEMVSPICRYGDIETIQELVRKLRSAGAIVNNKCGIHIHVDASPHDAKTLRNITNIMASKEDLIYKAMQVEVVREQRYCKKVEQSFLDELNRKKPKTLDAVSRIWYEGVDGRNEHYHDSRYHCLNLHSVFQKGTIEFRLFNSTTHAGKVKAYIQLCLAISAQALNQKCASRQKTRSTNEKYTFRTWLLRLGLIGDEFKTARLHLLEHLDGCIAWKDPAQAEQQKQRLKQKKEKELAEAAQRASGQPVPTIESGQERTEAEEQSLGLSMSM, translated from the coding sequence ATGGAGATGAAGGAGCAGCGCTTTGGTATTGAAATTGAAATGACCGGCATAACGAGGCAGGAGGCAGCCAATGTTGCTGCCTTATATTTTGGCACCGCAGCAAATTATGATGGGTATACATACAGAACCTATTCGGCGCTGGATCAACAAGGGCGAAAATGGAAATTCGTATATGACAGCAGCATAACCGCCCAACAAAAGGTAGGAAGATCAGTTGTTGAAGCTGATGACGAATATAAAACTGAAATGGTAAGTCCCATTTGTCGGTATGGTGATATTGAAACCATTCAGGAGCTTGTTCGTAAGCTGCGTAGCGCAGGTGCCATCGTTAACAACAAATGCGGCATTCACATTCATGTAGATGCCTCCCCGCACGATGCAAAGACCCTTCGGAACATTACTAATATCATGGCCTCCAAGGAGGATCTGATCTATAAAGCAATGCAAGTGGAAGTGGTAAGAGAACAGCGTTATTGTAAGAAGGTTGAACAGAGTTTTCTGGATGAACTCAACCGGAAAAAGCCAAAAACTTTAGACGCGGTCAGCCGCATTTGGTACGAGGGTGTGGATGGGCGAAATGAACACTATCACGACAGCCGCTACCATTGCCTCAATCTGCACAGCGTGTTTCAAAAGGGCACCATAGAATTTCGGCTCTTCAACAGCACCACCCACGCCGGCAAGGTCAAGGCTTATATCCAACTTTGCCTTGCCATCTCCGCGCAGGCCCTCAATCAAAAATGTGCCAGCCGGCAAAAGACCCGCAGTACCAACGAAAAGTACACCTTTCGCACTTGGCTCCTGCGGCTGGGGCTGATCGGGGATGAATTCAAAACGGCGCGGCTCCACCTGCTGGAGCACCTGGATGGCTGCATCGCCTGGAAAGACCCGGCGCAGGCCGAACAGCAAAAGCAAAGGTTAAAACAGAAAAAAGAAAAAGAGCTGGCCGAGGCTGCGCAGAGGGCATCGGGGCAGCCGGTGCCGACAATTGAAAGTGGACAGGAACGGACCGAGGCGGAAGAACAAAGCCTCGGTCTTTCTATGTCCATGTAA
- a CDS encoding DUF87 domain-containing protein, protein MSRKIKPQSIPQEDIRIQEFLDMIAPSVVKFNTDHFICGNTYRCVWALREYPTETSEQAILRHLGEKDGVTLHIYTRHVSPVEEKKIISNAANKNRMQRSSTQDLQQTVTAESNLQDVANIVAQMHRSKEPLLHTAVYIELFSHDLDQLKLLQTEVLTELVRSKLNVDRLLLRQQQGFLSVMPSGWNVFGDQFERVLPASSVANLYPFNYSGKTDPNGFCIGRDKFGSNILVDFNRRADDKTNANILILGNSGQGKSYLLKLILTNLRETGMHILALDPEMEYEELTLNLGGCFIDLMSGEFIINVLEPKSWDESGDPKDTEAPQAFRQTSKLSQHISFLKDFFRAYKDFNDRQIDTIEIMLGKLYDKWGITDHSNFDRLKPTDYPILSDLYDLIEQEYKTFDEGKRQLYTADILREICLGLHSLCKGAESKFFNGHTNIISNEFVTFGVKGLLQASKNLRNALLFNILSYMSNELLTTGNTAASIDELYLFLTNLTAIEYIRNFMKRVRKKESAVILASQNLEDFNVEHIKELTKPLFSIPTHQFLFNAGSVDARFYMDTLQLEKSEYDLIKYPQRGVCLYKCGNERYNLMVQAPEYKSELFGKAGGR, encoded by the coding sequence ATGTCAAGAAAAATCAAACCACAGAGTATCCCGCAGGAGGATATCCGAATTCAGGAATTCCTCGACATGATCGCGCCCTCAGTAGTCAAATTCAACACAGATCATTTTATCTGCGGCAACACATACCGATGCGTATGGGCTTTGCGCGAATATCCAACAGAAACGAGTGAGCAGGCCATCCTGCGGCACCTGGGGGAAAAGGACGGCGTAACCTTGCACATTTACACCCGGCATGTGTCCCCCGTGGAGGAAAAGAAGATCATTAGCAATGCTGCCAATAAAAACCGGATGCAAAGAAGCAGCACCCAGGATCTCCAGCAGACGGTCACGGCCGAAAGCAATCTGCAGGATGTTGCCAATATCGTAGCGCAGATGCACCGGAGCAAAGAGCCGCTCCTGCACACAGCAGTATATATCGAGCTGTTCTCCCATGACCTCGACCAACTCAAACTCCTGCAAACAGAGGTGCTGACCGAGCTCGTCAGGAGCAAGCTCAATGTGGACAGACTCCTGCTCCGTCAACAGCAGGGATTTCTTTCGGTCATGCCTTCTGGCTGGAACGTGTTCGGGGATCAGTTTGAACGGGTGCTGCCTGCCAGCTCTGTTGCAAACCTTTATCCTTTCAACTACAGCGGGAAAACCGATCCCAATGGTTTCTGCATCGGGCGAGATAAGTTCGGCAGCAACATCCTCGTGGATTTCAACCGCCGTGCTGATGACAAGACCAACGCCAATATCCTCATCCTCGGAAACAGCGGCCAGGGTAAGAGCTATCTGCTAAAACTCATCCTGACCAACCTGCGTGAAACAGGTATGCATATCCTGGCTCTTGATCCTGAGATGGAGTACGAGGAACTGACCTTAAACCTTGGCGGATGTTTCATTGACCTGATGAGCGGTGAATTTATCATCAATGTTCTGGAGCCGAAGTCATGGGATGAAAGTGGCGATCCCAAGGACACGGAAGCGCCCCAGGCGTTCCGTCAGACCAGCAAGCTCAGTCAGCACATCAGCTTCCTGAAAGATTTCTTCCGTGCCTATAAGGATTTTAATGACCGCCAGATCGATACCATCGAAATCATGCTGGGTAAGCTCTACGATAAATGGGGTATCACGGATCACAGCAACTTTGACCGTTTAAAGCCCACGGACTATCCGATTCTGTCTGACCTGTATGACCTGATCGAGCAGGAATACAAGACCTTCGATGAGGGTAAGCGTCAGCTCTATACCGCCGATATCCTGCGGGAAATCTGCCTTGGGCTCCACTCCCTGTGCAAGGGCGCGGAGTCTAAATTTTTTAACGGGCACACCAATATCATCAGCAATGAATTTGTGACATTCGGCGTCAAAGGGCTTTTGCAGGCCAGCAAAAACCTGCGCAATGCCCTGCTGTTCAACATTTTGTCGTACATGTCAAACGAACTGCTCACCACCGGGAACACCGCGGCCAGCATTGACGAGTTGTATCTGTTCCTGACCAATCTGACAGCCATTGAGTATATCCGAAATTTTATGAAGCGCGTCCGCAAAAAGGAAAGCGCGGTCATCCTCGCGTCGCAGAATCTGGAGGATTTCAACGTGGAACATATCAAGGAACTGACGAAGCCCCTGTTCTCCATTCCGACTCATCAATTCCTGTTCAACGCCGGTTCCGTTGACGCCCGCTTCTACATGGATACACTCCAACTGGAGAAGTCAGAATACGACCTGATCAAATACCCGCAGCGTGGCGTGTGTTTGTACAAATGCGGCAATGAGCGGTACAACCTCATGGTCCAGGCGCCGGAATACAAGTCGGAGCTGTTTGGAAAGGCAGGTGGACGATAA
- a CDS encoding P1 family peptidase — protein sequence MSDGKYQNIKTMGGLTDVPGILVGHAEDRSGRTGCTVILCPAGAVPGVDASGGNPGTQQTDSIRPGTAEYPVYGVLLTGGSFFGLPATGGVMRWIVEHGLDDVPLVPAAVIYDLPYAKGSSPPDAALAYTACKAANAGPVPEGNVGAGAGATAGKIYGTPMKSGLGTASLHIPGGPVVAALAVVNPVGDVWDRGRIVVGALRPDGTFVNQTRAMLDGVPSPLLKLNTTIAVVATTARLTKAEANRVAKLADDGMARAISPNHTQWDGDTVFCLALGSYASNLSSDGLVTQVGTAAAVVLEQAIIRGALAAQSGTYYEK from the coding sequence TTGAGTGATGGAAAATATCAAAATATAAAAACCATGGGAGGACTGACTGATGTTCCCGGTATCCTGGTGGGACACGCTGAGGACAGAAGCGGCCGTACGGGATGCACAGTGATTCTTTGCCCGGCTGGGGCAGTCCCCGGCGTAGACGCAAGCGGAGGTAACCCCGGTACCCAGCAGACCGACAGCATCCGTCCCGGTACTGCGGAGTATCCTGTATACGGCGTTCTCCTCACAGGTGGCAGTTTCTTCGGACTGCCGGCGACAGGCGGTGTGATGCGCTGGATTGTTGAACATGGGCTCGACGATGTACCTCTGGTACCTGCAGCGGTCATTTATGACCTCCCTTACGCCAAGGGTTCATCCCCACCGGATGCCGCCCTGGCTTACACCGCCTGTAAGGCTGCAAATGCGGGTCCAGTGCCGGAAGGAAATGTAGGTGCTGGGGCGGGAGCAACAGCTGGTAAAATCTACGGGACGCCCATGAAGAGCGGACTGGGCACTGCCTCTCTTCACATTCCCGGTGGCCCCGTGGTGGCGGCCTTAGCAGTAGTCAATCCTGTCGGAGACGTATGGGATCGGGGACGTATCGTCGTAGGAGCGCTGCGCCCTGATGGAACTTTCGTCAATCAGACAAGGGCGATGCTAGACGGAGTGCCATCACCTCTTTTAAAATTGAATACTACAATCGCCGTAGTGGCTACCACAGCGAGGCTAACAAAGGCTGAGGCAAACCGGGTGGCAAAACTTGCCGACGATGGAATGGCCCGGGCCATATCTCCAAATCATACTCAGTGGGACGGGGACACGGTCTTCTGCCTTGCTCTGGGTTCATACGCCAGTAACCTGTCGAGTGATGGCCTCGTTACACAGGTGGGCACTGCCGCTGCGGTGGTCCTTGAGCAGGCTATAATAAGAGGAGCGCTGGCAGCGCAATCAGGTACCTATTATGAAAAATGA
- a CDS encoding FAD-binding oxidoreductase yields MKNDIELTGRIVIPGDRKYSSARKEFNTFFNRYPCVIVFAQNTQDVVNAVLWAREKDRPFRIRSGRHNYEGLSVVDNGLVIDVSDMKRVEVDSQSGTVTVQTGLRDFQLAEALGAKGLVVPPGLCPTTGIAGFTLGGGQSSLSRPWGLATDNLIEAEMVDANGRVLRANANHNDDLFWALRGGGNGNFGVCTSFKFRTHQIDTVAYVAINWDLCDLKPVLKTWQEYTVPDSDNRLTPLLTIASGQQSLLMMQGVFLGSAEDLRRLLQPLLQAGTPQQVTIEEIPWLEAAARIGATQPDTPEPFKSVGPFVNKLLPDEGIDIIQRFISEPPTSSVSVFFHGLGGAVAEVPNDATAYFYRKALSNMSFFATWSTPEGATPGIRWVEDFRRAMRPFTQGVYVNTQDLSIKNWPEAYYGSNFKRLTKVKAKYDPENVFHFPQSIPPACK; encoded by the coding sequence ATGAAAAATGATATAGAACTTACAGGACGTATTGTGATCCCCGGGGATCGTAAATACAGTTCGGCACGTAAGGAATTTAACACGTTCTTCAACAGATATCCGTGTGTCATCGTCTTCGCCCAAAACACGCAGGATGTTGTCAACGCCGTGCTTTGGGCGCGCGAAAAAGACAGACCGTTCCGCATACGCTCCGGCCGCCACAACTATGAGGGGCTTTCGGTCGTCGATAACGGGCTCGTTATTGACGTCAGCGATATGAAACGTGTGGAGGTGGACAGTCAAAGCGGCACTGTAACGGTTCAGACCGGACTGCGTGATTTCCAGTTGGCCGAGGCACTGGGAGCCAAAGGGCTGGTCGTTCCGCCCGGCCTTTGCCCGACCACAGGCATCGCTGGTTTTACTCTCGGCGGCGGTCAGAGCAGTCTGTCCCGTCCGTGGGGCTTGGCGACTGACAACCTGATCGAGGCGGAGATGGTTGACGCCAACGGCCGCGTGCTTCGCGCAAATGCCAACCACAACGACGATTTGTTCTGGGCCCTGCGAGGGGGCGGCAACGGAAATTTCGGAGTCTGCACCTCCTTTAAATTCCGTACGCACCAAATCGACACAGTTGCCTACGTCGCAATAAACTGGGATCTGTGCGATTTGAAGCCGGTGCTGAAAACCTGGCAGGAGTATACGGTCCCCGATTCCGATAATCGGCTTACCCCGCTGCTCACAATCGCTTCAGGGCAGCAGTCCCTTCTGATGATGCAGGGGGTCTTCCTCGGCTCTGCCGAAGACCTGCGCCGCCTGCTGCAGCCTTTACTCCAGGCTGGTACACCGCAACAGGTAACAATTGAAGAAATACCTTGGCTTGAGGCCGCGGCCCGTATTGGAGCCACTCAGCCGGATACTCCCGAGCCGTTCAAGAGCGTAGGACCTTTCGTTAATAAGCTGCTGCCGGATGAAGGTATAGACATCATTCAACGTTTCATCAGCGAGCCGCCTACTTCTTCGGTCAGCGTCTTTTTCCACGGCCTTGGCGGAGCGGTTGCTGAAGTTCCGAATGATGCAACGGCATACTTTTACCGCAAGGCTCTGTCGAACATGTCCTTTTTTGCAACTTGGAGTACACCGGAAGGGGCTACTCCGGGCATCCGCTGGGTGGAGGACTTCCGAAGGGCGATGCGCCCGTTTACCCAAGGCGTATACGTTAATACGCAGGACCTCTCGATCAAGAACTGGCCTGAGGCGTATTATGGCAGCAATTTCAAACGATTGACTAAGGTTAAAGCCAAATACGATCCTGAGAATGTATTTCACTTTCCGCAGAGTATACCGCCTGCATGCAAATAA
- a CDS encoding nucleotidyl transferase AbiEii/AbiGii toxin family protein, producing the protein MKLHQDREAFGDLLSDISRRTGIRSDIIEKDYYLTLLLWELAEKQGTLPAYFKGGTALYKAIGRMKRFSEDIDLTVEIQNCSKSQGKKRLEVAANGYITLLRTADKTKESNQRGSITSVYEYDPVTNIDADDALQRFGYVKVEATSFTISEPVETLEISPLLYSEATQLQRQVLESSYEVRPFVIGTIKMERIFADKILAAEFYYQRRMLFDTAKHLYDLTTMMEQDRIQTLLSAPEDLIKMLAYKRREEKERIGSDLTEKPFSEFQLFQAIDVDAELSAAFSKMQEIYVFSQRDILSPTQLSVSMSALNQSLLKLDEGLQMTQTTSEGPQQQMF; encoded by the coding sequence ATGAAGCTACATCAAGATAGAGAAGCGTTTGGAGATTTGCTTTCCGATATCAGCCGGAGAACCGGCATTCGAAGCGACATCATAGAGAAAGATTATTATCTTACTCTGCTTCTATGGGAGTTGGCGGAAAAGCAGGGTACGCTTCCGGCATACTTTAAGGGCGGTACCGCCTTGTATAAAGCAATAGGCCGTATGAAGCGCTTTTCCGAAGATATCGATCTTACAGTTGAGATACAGAACTGCTCAAAAAGTCAAGGGAAAAAGCGTCTGGAGGTAGCGGCGAACGGCTACATCACCCTTTTGAGAACAGCAGACAAAACAAAGGAAAGCAATCAAAGGGGCAGCATCACCAGTGTATATGAATATGATCCTGTTACCAACATTGATGCTGATGATGCGCTTCAACGGTTTGGATATGTGAAAGTTGAGGCGACATCCTTCACCATCAGTGAGCCTGTTGAAACCCTTGAGATCTCGCCTCTGCTCTATTCGGAAGCTACCCAATTACAACGTCAAGTCCTGGAAAGCAGTTATGAGGTCAGACCGTTTGTGATCGGGACCATTAAGATGGAACGGATTTTTGCAGACAAAATACTGGCTGCAGAGTTTTACTACCAGCGCCGTATGCTGTTTGACACCGCAAAGCATCTTTACGATCTGACCACGATGATGGAGCAGGACAGAATACAGACTCTACTTTCTGCACCGGAGGACTTGATAAAAATGCTTGCCTACAAGCGCAGAGAAGAAAAAGAAAGAATTGGAAGCGATCTTACGGAAAAACCGTTTTCCGAATTTCAGCTGTTTCAGGCAATTGATGTTGATGCAGAACTTTCTGCAGCCTTTTCAAAGATGCAGGAGATTTATGTATTTTCACAGAGGGATATCCTTTCGCCCACACAATTGTCTGTGTCCATGAGCGCACTGAATCAATCCTTGCTTAAACTGGATGAAGGTCTACAAATGACACAGACCACCAGTGAAGGCCCGCAACAGCAAATGTTCTGA
- a CDS encoding DUF6088 family protein produces MEQTGYGEHIAQTVKDMPYEAAIQTEDIAEQLAEKFALPYDQAKTLTNVKLKRMADKGEIERLQKGVYCHVKQTVFGKVTPSIDQVLLKTLTIQNGVKIGYESGASLFNKLGLTTLIPRDIEITTNRYGAKLPEGCHIKVRKPPAVVTDENWKYLQFIDIFDELPDAHTDAENPKQLLLQYAKRQQLDSLTLIFTARRYYSQKIVLPLIDLLMEVKNEATSR; encoded by the coding sequence ATGGAACAGACCGGATATGGAGAACACATTGCCCAAACCGTCAAAGATATGCCTTACGAAGCAGCAATCCAAACCGAGGACATTGCGGAGCAGTTGGCTGAGAAGTTCGCACTTCCATACGATCAGGCCAAGACCTTAACCAACGTCAAGCTGAAACGGATGGCGGACAAGGGCGAGATTGAGCGACTGCAAAAAGGTGTCTACTGCCATGTAAAACAAACCGTTTTTGGGAAGGTCACGCCCAGCATCGACCAGGTGCTGTTAAAAACACTAACGATACAAAATGGTGTAAAAATAGGTTATGAATCCGGGGCTTCCCTGTTCAACAAGCTGGGGCTGACAACCCTGATTCCCCGTGACATAGAAATCACTACAAACCGTTATGGAGCTAAGCTGCCGGAAGGCTGCCATATCAAAGTGCGAAAGCCGCCTGCGGTTGTGACGGACGAGAATTGGAAATACCTTCAGTTCATCGATATATTTGACGAACTGCCAGATGCGCATACAGATGCGGAAAACCCGAAGCAGTTGCTGTTGCAGTATGCAAAAAGGCAACAATTAGACAGCCTTACACTGATCTTCACAGCGCGCAGATACTACTCACAGAAAATAGTGCTGCCGCTCATTGATTTACTCATGGAGGTGAAAAATGAAGCTACATCAAGATAG
- a CDS encoding DNA cytosine methyltransferase, with product MTSLLTLGSLFDGIGGFPLAGVRQGFTPVWASEIEPFPIKVTKLRFPDMLHVGDITQLKGAELTPVDVVCGGSPCQDLSVAGKRAGLQGERSGLFMEQVRVIKEMRAYDKANGRTADAVRPRYMCWENVPGAFSSSDSEDFRAVLEETCRIADSTVSIPRPPGGVWQSAGAILGDQFSVAWRVLDAQYWPRTPQRRKRIYLVADFAGRTAPQILFEQDRLFGDSAESEETRQGAAACPEKGTGNTGGNPSNHGDNGRECLTPWDVQSRRIYESGGVWPSLYSGGGGGGGHGYVTTEKENLSCSDNLPVAFACNQRDEVRELNDVAGTIQAQPGMKQQTFIAETPNQDCSNCLTPWDTQQDRIFTPESIAPTLAGADGGGGRNPGGLLFAASFSAGQGSKAGGIGYQEECAPTLKASESGTNMVPSVLCLNDQGGNRMDITENITATLRAQMDGHPPLVLGNQPELFENHGIDSRYTGPHEIVSTMSARYGTGGNNVPLISQPAVLPDEECADLSPDETYCIAGNIIDRQDHNGGNGIGVQPDISYTVTATDRHCVFSQQRSDEYAQNEVVSTQSARQYKDATDLVCESDVAGLDCRNGVENGDLCGTLQSKTDGGYSLNNVHPVRVGKLIRRLTPLECERLQGFPDYWTDIPDASDSARYKALGNSVAIPCVEHVLRGIAYFLQKFKQEKEAS from the coding sequence GTGACTTCACTGCTGACCCTCGGAAGCCTGTTCGACGGGATCGGTGGATTTCCGCTGGCAGGCGTCCGGCAGGGCTTTACCCCTGTATGGGCCAGCGAAATCGAACCGTTTCCAATTAAAGTCACGAAATTACGGTTTCCGGATATGCTCCATGTTGGCGACATCACACAGCTGAAAGGTGCCGAACTGACTCCCGTGGATGTGGTCTGCGGGGGGAGTCCATGTCAGGATCTTAGTGTGGCAGGAAAACGCGCCGGCCTTCAAGGCGAACGTTCCGGGCTGTTCATGGAGCAGGTTCGTGTCATCAAGGAGATGAGAGCGTATGACAAAGCAAACGGAAGGACAGCTGACGCTGTTCGACCTCGGTATATGTGCTGGGAAAATGTTCCCGGAGCCTTCAGTTCCTCAGACTCCGAGGATTTCAGGGCGGTACTCGAAGAAACCTGCAGAATTGCTGACAGTACCGTATCTATACCTCGACCTCCGGGAGGGGTATGGCAATCTGCTGGGGCCATATTGGGAGATCAATTCTCCGTTGCTTGGAGAGTATTGGATGCTCAATACTGGCCCCGCACCCCGCAACGGAGGAAACGTATCTACCTTGTTGCAGATTTTGCAGGCCGAACCGCACCCCAAATATTATTTGAGCAAGACCGCTTGTTTGGGGATTCTGCGGAGAGCGAAGAAACGCGGCAAGGAGCTGCCGCCTGTCCTGAAAAAGGCACTGGAAATACAGGCGGGAATCCGTCCAATCACGGAGATAACGGCAGAGAATGTCTGACACCGTGGGATGTGCAGAGCCGCCGTATTTATGAAAGCGGCGGTGTTTGGCCCTCCCTTTACAGCGGCGGTGGTGGTGGCGGCGGACATGGTTATGTAACAACAGAAAAAGAAAACCTGTCCTGCTCGGATAATCTGCCGGTAGCCTTCGCCTGTAACCAGCGGGATGAAGTGCGGGAACTGAATGACGTGGCTGGTACGATACAAGCTCAGCCCGGCATGAAGCAGCAGACCTTTATTGCCGAAACACCGAATCAGGACTGCTCAAATTGTTTAACACCCTGGGATACTCAACAGGATAGAATTTTTACGCCAGAAAGTATTGCTCCAACCTTGGCCGGCGCAGACGGCGGCGGTGGAAGAAATCCGGGTGGACTCCTGTTTGCGGCTTCTTTTTCTGCCGGGCAGGGTTCGAAAGCCGGAGGCATAGGTTATCAGGAAGAATGCGCGCCAACGCTAAAGGCTTCGGAAAGCGGTACAAACATGGTACCATCGGTGCTGTGCCTGAATGACCAGGGCGGCAACCGTATGGATATCACTGAAAATATCACAGCTACGCTGCGGGCGCAGATGGACGGACATCCCCCTCTTGTATTGGGGAACCAACCGGAACTGTTCGAGAACCATGGCATTGACTCGCGCTATACTGGCCCCCATGAGATAGTCTCAACGATGTCCGCCCGATATGGCACGGGGGGTAACAACGTGCCGCTGATTTCCCAGCCGGCTGTTCTTCCAGATGAAGAATGTGCCGATCTGTCACCTGACGAAACCTACTGTATCGCCGGTAATATTATCGACCGGCAGGATCATAACGGCGGGAACGGCATCGGCGTACAGCCTGACATCAGCTATACCGTAACGGCCACTGATCGGCATTGTGTCTTTTCCCAGCAGCGAAGTGACGAATATGCACAAAACGAGGTGGTCAGCACCCAAAGCGCAAGACAGTACAAGGATGCAACCGACCTAGTGTGCGAATCTGACGTCGCCGGGCTGGACTGCCGGAACGGTGTGGAAAACGGCGATCTGTGTGGAACCCTCCAGTCTAAAACGGATGGTGGGTACTCCCTCAACAACGTGCATCCTGTTCGCGTCGGTAAGCTGATCCGGAGACTGACGCCGCTGGAATGCGAACGGCTTCAAGGGTTTCCGGATTATTGGACGGACATCCCCGATGCATCGGACAGCGCCCGGTACAAAGCACTCGGCAATAGTGTGGCGATTCCCTGTGTGGAGCATGTGCTCCGGGGGATCGCCTATTTTTTACAGAAATTCAAGCAAGAAAAGGAGGCTTCCTGA
- a CDS encoding DUF4406 domain-containing protein, protein MKLVYICSPFAGDIENNLRFARAACRYAADQGCAPIAVHMLYPQILDDSVPAEREAGIQMGLRVLASCDEVWICGERISHGMGCEIAEAERLGIPIRNISTEQIKGGIAMKQYGIWARQSAGSICGKEREIELEEAPSSGMKLQL, encoded by the coding sequence ATGAAGCTGGTATATATCTGTTCTCCCTTCGCGGGAGATATCGAAAACAATCTTCGGTTTGCCAGAGCCGCCTGCCGCTATGCCGCGGATCAAGGGTGTGCGCCCATAGCTGTCCATATGCTGTACCCGCAAATCTTGGATGACTCAGTCCCCGCTGAAAGAGAGGCCGGCATTCAGATGGGCTTGCGAGTACTGGCCTCCTGCGATGAGGTATGGATTTGCGGTGAGCGGATCAGCCACGGAATGGGCTGTGAGATCGCGGAGGCCGAGCGGCTCGGCATTCCAATACGGAACATATCAACAGAACAAATAAAAGGAGGAATCGCTATGAAGCAGTACGGTATTTGGGCACGGCAGAGCGCCGGCTCAATCTGCGGAAAAGAAAGGGAGATCGAGCTGGAGGAAGCGCCCTCCTCCGGCATGAAGCTGCAGCTGTGA